One window of Syngnathus acus chromosome 16, fSynAcu1.2, whole genome shotgun sequence genomic DNA carries:
- the LOC119135397 gene encoding pleckstrin homology-like domain family B member 3 isoform X1, with amino-acid sequence MPQSNTESPRSQRCDGPRPLWITRVAGSPASSGAESDTESSSTESEKPCVKRIEVGSPRVVSSPSKLHQRIAELDQQKEELKIELQLEIALLRGELRTEKTQLLGHTRKLQELRELREPARTRPATAQSRQTQERQCLEEERLRVQELRRKCEGTLELIPSQPESQRERLALQLQHDKEAMEAAVRAFEDWEFRVLEQESGVDGGQEDEGSDEDGRAALEKDISCQLLAVSAAQERVQLLETQLRDMEGEKERELEALTKQKRDLMHSNHMVAQEKKSLANCSDVTGSAPCVMSLSPLSVHKPSQEPCKDAAGTLPRRRSLHRSSGRLKDRPLSAQGLVRTLPGSGRPPEGYASPLASPPHNGHPVAQRADSGCEPCDGTASSRAASPCLTDLVEMERKLREAKAQRERLLKEREERRQRELNSPRPQPAEAEPQENQIRSQLNSPERLPLSLSPDFDLRAHVESLGHGVSACNDLRLTSRRCAGFLTKRGGRVKTWKKRWFLFDVDHRRLAYYTDCDERKLKGVIYFQAVEEVYYDHLRTAASSPRPSLTFCVKTYDRLFFLVASDAVAMRIWMDVIVTATDEHSRY; translated from the exons ATGCCTCAAAGCAACACGGAGAGTCCCCGAAGTCAGCGGTGCGATGGGCCGCGTCCTCTGTGGATCACGCGTGTGGCCGGTAGCCCCGCCTCCTCGGGGGCGGAGTCAGACACTGAGAGCAGCAGCACAGAGAGCGAGAAG CCTTGCGTTAAAAGGATCGAGGTGGGCTCGCCCAGGGTGGTGTCGTCGCCCTCTAAGCTCCATCAGCGAATCGCAGAACTTGACCAACAGAAGGAAGAGCTCAAGATCGAG CTGCAGCTGGAGATCGCCCTGCTGCGAGGCGAGCTGCGGACGGAGAAGACGCAGCTGCTCGGCCACACGCGCAAGCTGCAGGAGCTGCGGGAGCTGCGGGAGCCAGCTCGGACGAGGCCCGCCACCGCCCAAAGCCGGCAAACG CAGGAGCGCCAGTgtctggaggaggagaggctGCGGGTTCAGGAgctgaggaggaagtgcgaGGGGACGCTGGAGTTGATCCCGAGTCAGCCGGAGAGTCAGAGGGAGCGACTCGCGCTTCAGCTGCAGCAC GACAAAGAGGCGATGGAGGCGGCCGTGCGGGCCTTCGAGGACTGGGAGTTTCGTGTTCTGGAGCAGGAAAGCGGCGTGGACGGGGGCCAGGAAGACGAGGGCAGCGATGAAGATGGAAGAGCCGCCTTGGAGAAGGACATCTCCTGCCAGCTGCTCGCCGTCAGCGCAGCACAG GAGCGAGTGCAGCTGCTGGAGACGCAGCTGAGGGACATGGAGGGCGAGAAGGAGCGAGAGCTGGAAGCCTTAACCAAGCAGAAGCGAGACCTCATGCACTCCAATCACATG GTCGCCCAAGAGAAGAAATCCCTCGCCAATTGCTCGGACGTCACCGGCTCCGCCCCCTGCGTGATGTCGCTGTCACCTTTAAGCGTTCACAAGCCTTCTCAG GAGCCGTGCAAGGATGCCGCCGGCACTCTTCCCCGTCGCCGGAGTTTGCACCGCAGCAGCGGCAGACTAAAGGATCGGCCTCTTTCGGCCCAGG GCCTGGTGAGGACGCTCCCGGGCAGCGGGCGTCCTCCGGAAGGGTACGCCTCCCCCCTGGCCTCTCCGCCCCACAACGGGCACCCGGTGGCGCAGCGAGCCGACAGCGGCTGCGAGCCTTGCGACGGCACGGCAAGCTCTCGTGCCGCCAG TCCGTGTCTGACGGATCTGGTGGAGATGGAGCGCAAGTTGCGGGAAGCCAAAGCACAACGGGAGAGGCTGCTTAAAGAGAGA GAGGAGCGAAGACAGCGGGAGCTCAACTCGCCCAGACCCCAACCAGCAGAAGCAGAACCACAGGAGAACCAAATCCGATCTCAGCTGAACTCTCCCGAG CGGCTGCCTCTGTCCCTGTCCCCGGACTTTGACCTGCGCGCCCACGTGGAGTCTTTGGGTCACGGGGTGTCGGCCTGCAACGACCTGCGCCTGACGTCTCGCCGCTGCGCCGGCTTCCTCACCAAGCGAGGCGGCCGCGTCAAGACCTGGAAGAAGAGGTGGTTCCTCTTTGACGTCGACCACCGGAGGCTGGCCTACTACACGG ATTGTGACGAGAGGAAGCTGAAGGGCGTCATCTACTTCCAGGCCGTGGAGGAGGTTTACTACGACCACCTGCGCACGGCCGCCTCG TCGCCTCGGCCCAGCCTGACGTTCTGCGTCAAGACGTACGACCGCCTCTTCTTCCTGGTGGCATCCGATGCGGTCGCCATGAGGATCTGGATGGACGTCATCGTCACGGCCACCGACGAGCACAGCCGCTATTGA
- the LOC119135397 gene encoding pleckstrin homology-like domain family B member 3 isoform X2, with translation MPQSNTESPRSQRCDGPRPLWITRVAGSPASSGAESDTESSSTESEKPCVKRIEVGSPRVVSSPSKLHQRIAELDQQKEELKIELQLEIALLRGELRTEKTQLLGHTRKLQELRELREPARTRPATAQSRQTERQCLEEERLRVQELRRKCEGTLELIPSQPESQRERLALQLQHDKEAMEAAVRAFEDWEFRVLEQESGVDGGQEDEGSDEDGRAALEKDISCQLLAVSAAQERVQLLETQLRDMEGEKERELEALTKQKRDLMHSNHMVAQEKKSLANCSDVTGSAPCVMSLSPLSVHKPSQEPCKDAAGTLPRRRSLHRSSGRLKDRPLSAQGLVRTLPGSGRPPEGYASPLASPPHNGHPVAQRADSGCEPCDGTASSRAASPCLTDLVEMERKLREAKAQRERLLKEREERRQRELNSPRPQPAEAEPQENQIRSQLNSPERLPLSLSPDFDLRAHVESLGHGVSACNDLRLTSRRCAGFLTKRGGRVKTWKKRWFLFDVDHRRLAYYTDCDERKLKGVIYFQAVEEVYYDHLRTAASSPRPSLTFCVKTYDRLFFLVASDAVAMRIWMDVIVTATDEHSRY, from the exons ATGCCTCAAAGCAACACGGAGAGTCCCCGAAGTCAGCGGTGCGATGGGCCGCGTCCTCTGTGGATCACGCGTGTGGCCGGTAGCCCCGCCTCCTCGGGGGCGGAGTCAGACACTGAGAGCAGCAGCACAGAGAGCGAGAAG CCTTGCGTTAAAAGGATCGAGGTGGGCTCGCCCAGGGTGGTGTCGTCGCCCTCTAAGCTCCATCAGCGAATCGCAGAACTTGACCAACAGAAGGAAGAGCTCAAGATCGAG CTGCAGCTGGAGATCGCCCTGCTGCGAGGCGAGCTGCGGACGGAGAAGACGCAGCTGCTCGGCCACACGCGCAAGCTGCAGGAGCTGCGGGAGCTGCGGGAGCCAGCTCGGACGAGGCCCGCCACCGCCCAAAGCCGGCAAACG GAGCGCCAGTgtctggaggaggagaggctGCGGGTTCAGGAgctgaggaggaagtgcgaGGGGACGCTGGAGTTGATCCCGAGTCAGCCGGAGAGTCAGAGGGAGCGACTCGCGCTTCAGCTGCAGCAC GACAAAGAGGCGATGGAGGCGGCCGTGCGGGCCTTCGAGGACTGGGAGTTTCGTGTTCTGGAGCAGGAAAGCGGCGTGGACGGGGGCCAGGAAGACGAGGGCAGCGATGAAGATGGAAGAGCCGCCTTGGAGAAGGACATCTCCTGCCAGCTGCTCGCCGTCAGCGCAGCACAG GAGCGAGTGCAGCTGCTGGAGACGCAGCTGAGGGACATGGAGGGCGAGAAGGAGCGAGAGCTGGAAGCCTTAACCAAGCAGAAGCGAGACCTCATGCACTCCAATCACATG GTCGCCCAAGAGAAGAAATCCCTCGCCAATTGCTCGGACGTCACCGGCTCCGCCCCCTGCGTGATGTCGCTGTCACCTTTAAGCGTTCACAAGCCTTCTCAG GAGCCGTGCAAGGATGCCGCCGGCACTCTTCCCCGTCGCCGGAGTTTGCACCGCAGCAGCGGCAGACTAAAGGATCGGCCTCTTTCGGCCCAGG GCCTGGTGAGGACGCTCCCGGGCAGCGGGCGTCCTCCGGAAGGGTACGCCTCCCCCCTGGCCTCTCCGCCCCACAACGGGCACCCGGTGGCGCAGCGAGCCGACAGCGGCTGCGAGCCTTGCGACGGCACGGCAAGCTCTCGTGCCGCCAG TCCGTGTCTGACGGATCTGGTGGAGATGGAGCGCAAGTTGCGGGAAGCCAAAGCACAACGGGAGAGGCTGCTTAAAGAGAGA GAGGAGCGAAGACAGCGGGAGCTCAACTCGCCCAGACCCCAACCAGCAGAAGCAGAACCACAGGAGAACCAAATCCGATCTCAGCTGAACTCTCCCGAG CGGCTGCCTCTGTCCCTGTCCCCGGACTTTGACCTGCGCGCCCACGTGGAGTCTTTGGGTCACGGGGTGTCGGCCTGCAACGACCTGCGCCTGACGTCTCGCCGCTGCGCCGGCTTCCTCACCAAGCGAGGCGGCCGCGTCAAGACCTGGAAGAAGAGGTGGTTCCTCTTTGACGTCGACCACCGGAGGCTGGCCTACTACACGG ATTGTGACGAGAGGAAGCTGAAGGGCGTCATCTACTTCCAGGCCGTGGAGGAGGTTTACTACGACCACCTGCGCACGGCCGCCTCG TCGCCTCGGCCCAGCCTGACGTTCTGCGTCAAGACGTACGACCGCCTCTTCTTCCTGGTGGCATCCGATGCGGTCGCCATGAGGATCTGGATGGACGTCATCGTCACGGCCACCGACGAGCACAGCCGCTATTGA
- the LOC119135397 gene encoding pleckstrin homology-like domain family B member 3 isoform X3: protein MPQSNTESPRSQRCDGPRPLWITRVAGSPASSGAESDTESSSTESEKPCVKRIEVGSPRVVSSPSKLHQRIAELDQQKEELKIELQLEIALLRGELRTEKTQLLGHTRKLQELRELREPARTRPATAQSRQTQERQCLEEERLRVQELRRKCEGTLELIPSQPESQRERLALQLQHDKEAMEAAVRAFEDWEFRVLEQESGVDGGQEDEGSDEDGRAALEKDISCQLLAVSAAQERVQLLETQLRDMEGEKERELEALTKQKRDLMHSNHMVAQEKKSLANCSDVTGSAPCVMSLSPLSVHKPSQDAAGTLPRRRSLHRSSGRLKDRPLSAQGLVRTLPGSGRPPEGYASPLASPPHNGHPVAQRADSGCEPCDGTASSRAASPCLTDLVEMERKLREAKAQRERLLKEREERRQRELNSPRPQPAEAEPQENQIRSQLNSPERLPLSLSPDFDLRAHVESLGHGVSACNDLRLTSRRCAGFLTKRGGRVKTWKKRWFLFDVDHRRLAYYTDCDERKLKGVIYFQAVEEVYYDHLRTAASSPRPSLTFCVKTYDRLFFLVASDAVAMRIWMDVIVTATDEHSRY, encoded by the exons ATGCCTCAAAGCAACACGGAGAGTCCCCGAAGTCAGCGGTGCGATGGGCCGCGTCCTCTGTGGATCACGCGTGTGGCCGGTAGCCCCGCCTCCTCGGGGGCGGAGTCAGACACTGAGAGCAGCAGCACAGAGAGCGAGAAG CCTTGCGTTAAAAGGATCGAGGTGGGCTCGCCCAGGGTGGTGTCGTCGCCCTCTAAGCTCCATCAGCGAATCGCAGAACTTGACCAACAGAAGGAAGAGCTCAAGATCGAG CTGCAGCTGGAGATCGCCCTGCTGCGAGGCGAGCTGCGGACGGAGAAGACGCAGCTGCTCGGCCACACGCGCAAGCTGCAGGAGCTGCGGGAGCTGCGGGAGCCAGCTCGGACGAGGCCCGCCACCGCCCAAAGCCGGCAAACG CAGGAGCGCCAGTgtctggaggaggagaggctGCGGGTTCAGGAgctgaggaggaagtgcgaGGGGACGCTGGAGTTGATCCCGAGTCAGCCGGAGAGTCAGAGGGAGCGACTCGCGCTTCAGCTGCAGCAC GACAAAGAGGCGATGGAGGCGGCCGTGCGGGCCTTCGAGGACTGGGAGTTTCGTGTTCTGGAGCAGGAAAGCGGCGTGGACGGGGGCCAGGAAGACGAGGGCAGCGATGAAGATGGAAGAGCCGCCTTGGAGAAGGACATCTCCTGCCAGCTGCTCGCCGTCAGCGCAGCACAG GAGCGAGTGCAGCTGCTGGAGACGCAGCTGAGGGACATGGAGGGCGAGAAGGAGCGAGAGCTGGAAGCCTTAACCAAGCAGAAGCGAGACCTCATGCACTCCAATCACATG GTCGCCCAAGAGAAGAAATCCCTCGCCAATTGCTCGGACGTCACCGGCTCCGCCCCCTGCGTGATGTCGCTGTCACCTTTAAGCGTTCACAAGCCTTCTCAG GATGCCGCCGGCACTCTTCCCCGTCGCCGGAGTTTGCACCGCAGCAGCGGCAGACTAAAGGATCGGCCTCTTTCGGCCCAGG GCCTGGTGAGGACGCTCCCGGGCAGCGGGCGTCCTCCGGAAGGGTACGCCTCCCCCCTGGCCTCTCCGCCCCACAACGGGCACCCGGTGGCGCAGCGAGCCGACAGCGGCTGCGAGCCTTGCGACGGCACGGCAAGCTCTCGTGCCGCCAG TCCGTGTCTGACGGATCTGGTGGAGATGGAGCGCAAGTTGCGGGAAGCCAAAGCACAACGGGAGAGGCTGCTTAAAGAGAGA GAGGAGCGAAGACAGCGGGAGCTCAACTCGCCCAGACCCCAACCAGCAGAAGCAGAACCACAGGAGAACCAAATCCGATCTCAGCTGAACTCTCCCGAG CGGCTGCCTCTGTCCCTGTCCCCGGACTTTGACCTGCGCGCCCACGTGGAGTCTTTGGGTCACGGGGTGTCGGCCTGCAACGACCTGCGCCTGACGTCTCGCCGCTGCGCCGGCTTCCTCACCAAGCGAGGCGGCCGCGTCAAGACCTGGAAGAAGAGGTGGTTCCTCTTTGACGTCGACCACCGGAGGCTGGCCTACTACACGG ATTGTGACGAGAGGAAGCTGAAGGGCGTCATCTACTTCCAGGCCGTGGAGGAGGTTTACTACGACCACCTGCGCACGGCCGCCTCG TCGCCTCGGCCCAGCCTGACGTTCTGCGTCAAGACGTACGACCGCCTCTTCTTCCTGGTGGCATCCGATGCGGTCGCCATGAGGATCTGGATGGACGTCATCGTCACGGCCACCGACGAGCACAGCCGCTATTGA